One stretch of Glycine soja cultivar W05 chromosome 7, ASM419377v2, whole genome shotgun sequence DNA includes these proteins:
- the LOC114419361 gene encoding BURP domain-containing protein 5-like yields MEFHCLPIFLYLNLMLMTANAALTPRHYWETMLPRTPLPKAITELLSLESRSIFEYAGNDDQSESRSILGYAGYNQDEDDVSKHNIQIFNRLFFLEEDLRAGKIFNMKFVNNTKATVPLLPRQISKQIPFSEDKKKQVLAMLGVEANSSNAKIIAETIGLCQEPATEGERKHCATSLESMVDFVVSALGKNVGAFSTEKERETESGKFVVVKNGVRKLGDDKVIACHPMSYPYVVFGCHLVPRSSGYLVRLKGEDGVRVKAVVACHRDTSKWDHNHGAFKVLNLKPGNGTVCHVFTEGNLLWLPN; encoded by the exons ATGGAGTTTCATTGCCTTCCAATATTTCTTTATCTCAAT TTGATGTTGATGACAGCCAATGCTGCGTTAACTCCTAGACATTACTGGGAAACGATGCTTCCAAGAACTCCCTTGCCGAAAGCAATCACAGAGCTACTAAGCCTTG AAAGTAGGTCCATATTTGAATATGCCGGGAATGATGACCAGTCAGAAAGTAGGTCCATATTAGGATACGCTGGCTATAATCAAGACGAGGATGATGTGAGCAAACACAATATACAAATCTTCAACAGGTTGtttttcttggaagaggaccTGCGTGCTGGCAAAATATTCAACATGAAGTTCGTCAACAACACAAAAGCCACAGTCCCGTTGCTACCGCGCCAAATTTCGAAACAAATACCGTTCTCAGAAGATAAAAAGAAGCAAGTGTTGGCGATGCTTGGCGTGGAAGCGAACTCAAGCAACGCCAAGATCATAGCGGAGACCATTGGTCTTTGCCAAGAGCCTGCAACGGAGGGAGAAAGGAAACACTGCGCGACTTCGTTGGAGTCCATGGTTGATTTCGTCGTTTCCGCGCTCGGGAAGAACGTTGGTGCTTTCTCAACagagaaagaaagggaaacTGAGTCTGGAAAGTTTGTAGTGGTGAAAAATGGGGTGAGGAAGTTGGGAGATGATAAGGTTATTGCCTGTCATCCAATGAGTTACCCTTATGTTGTGTTTGGGTGTCATCTAGTGCCAAGGAGTAGCGGGTATTTGGTGCGCTTGAAGGGAGAAGATGGGGTTCGAGTGAAAGCAGTTGTTGCGTGCCACAGAGACACGTCAAAGTGGGACCATAATCATGGGGCATTCAAAGTGCTCAATCTTAAGCCTGGGAATGGTACAGTATGCCATGTCTTCACTGAGGGGAATCTTCTTTGGCTTCCAAATTAG